In the genome of Bremerella sp. P1, the window GTAGTGGGAATGAGTATCGCGCCAACGCCATCGTTCGCCCAATGTGGCGGATGTGGGCCATCGTACAAAGTCGTCACTCAGACCGTCTATGAGGAACAACCCGTAACCGCCTACCGGACGGAATATGAACGGGTTGAAGTTCCCAAAGAGGTCACCACCTATCGCCCCGTCTGGGAAACCCAGAGTCGCGAGCGAACCGTGACCGTTGCTAAGCCGGTTACGGAAACTTCCGAGCGTGAAGAACGCTACACCGTCATGAAGCCGGTCTGGAAGGAACGCGTCGAAGATCGTAGCTACAATCAGACGCGCTACGTTACCGAGACCGAAATGCGAGAACAGGTAAACACCGTTCTTCGCCCCGTGACCGAAACGCAGTACTACGATCAACAAACGGTCGTGCGTCGTCCGGTTACCGAAACCGTGATGCAGAACCAAACGGTCACCATGTATCAGCCGCAAACCGTTTGCCGTACCCAGTACGTCGATCAGGGCGGTTATCAGACCACGCAGGTCTATACGCCTGGTCCGACTCGGAACCGTTTGCGTTGGACCACCGGTCAAACGTATTTCGATCCAGCCACTGGTCAGTACCAATACGACCGTGGTGGTCTGCACTGGATTCCTGAACAACGCCCTGGCAGCGTGAGCAACGTCACCAACTACGTTCCTAACGTGGTGGCTCAGCAAGTTCCGGTTACCCAGTACGTGCCTACGCAGGTCACGCAGCAAGTTCCTGTTCAACGTGTTCGTTACGAAGACGAAGTCCAGGTTCGCCGCATCCCTTACAACGTGACTCGCTACGAACAAGTCCAGCAAGTCCAGCAGATTCCGGTTACCGTTCAGAAGCCTGTCACCGAGCGGGTCGAGAACATGGTTACCGTGAAGTACTGCGATTGGGTTCAGGAAGAAGTCGTTCGTAAGGTGCCGATCAGCACGACCAAGATGGTCTACGAACAACGCGTTGAACCTTACGAAGTGAAGGTCCAGAAGTGGGTCGCAGAGACGAGCACGGTGACTGAAACCAAATTGGTTCCCAAACGGGTTCAGTACACCTATACCCGTCGTATCCCACGTACGGTGACCATGCGTGTTCCTCTAGATTCTTACGGCAACCCAGTGTACTCGGCTCCACCAGCGACTTCGCGTCGTGTTATCCTGCCACCGACTACGACTGGTCCGACGCTCGCTGCCCCAAGTAGCGTGGTCGAGAAGCCGCCAACGATCATCCAGAGAAGCATCGTGACACCTTCCGAACCACCACCGGCTCCAAGCAAAGAAGAGGAATCGGCTGATTCGGAAGATAAGGCTACCAAGGACGAATCGACCACGTCCCCCAGCGACGATGACCCTACCGGTCAACCGAAGCTGTAAACGCTACGTTCAAGTTGGTTATCAAAAAAGGCCCGTCGCAAGACTGGGCCTTTTTTCATGGGCCAACCGCAAATTCGATCTTTTGAGATCTAATAACGCGAGGTGTGTCTGTTTCAAATTACCTAGCGTACGTAGAATAAGATTTCTTATCCTGCCTCATCTATCTCGGGGAAATATGAGCAGGGGGCAACTTCTTTCCCTAGGCAACTAATTTGTTGTTCTACTTTACGGTCAGGCATGAACTTCTTCTTGAACTTATTGGATACGTCCGACTTTCCCCAGCGTTGGCATTGCGGGGAATGGTCCGCAGGGCATGGCTGGCTGCACATTCTCTCGGATATTGGCATCTGGGCAGCTTACTTTGCGATACCTGGACTGCTCGCTTACTTTCTCTCGCAGCGGAAAGACCTCCCCTTTCGACGCGTGTTCCTGCTGTTTGTCGCGTTCATCATGCTGTGCGGCTTGACCCACCTGATGGACGCCACCATCTTCTGGTGGCCCGCCTATCGGCTGTCTGGCCTGTTAAAACTCTCCACGGCAATCGTTTCCTGGGCGACTGTCGTGGCGATTGTCTACAACATTCCGGAGGTCTTGCGGCTGCGAAGCCCAGAAGCACTGGAGCGTGAGATCGAAGCTCGCAAGCAGGCCGAACAAGCCCTTCGCGAGTCGAACGAAGTCCTCGAGCAGCGCGTTCAAGAGCGGGTTGAGCAGCTTGAAAAAGCCAATGCAGAAATCAAAGAACGCGACGCCCGTTGGCGTAAGTTCGCCAGCTCGAACATCATCGGTGTTGGCCTGGCCGATGCGGACGGAAACTGGTTGGAAGTCAACGGCGAACTGCTACGCATGCTTCGCTGTTCGGAAGAAGAGTGGCAAAGCGAAGGCCTCCGCTGGTACGACATGACACCGCCTGAATACTTGCCGCGGGATGTCGAAGGAATCGAGACCGCCGACAAAGAAGGCGCATGCCCAGCCTACGAAAAGGAGTACATCACCAAGGACGGAACACGCGTACCGATTACGCTGGGCTACACCCCAGTCGAAGATCGCCCCGGGCAGTACATCTGCTTTGTGCTCGACCAATCGCGACTCAAGGAAACCGAACAAGCCCTCAAGCAGAGTCAGGCTGAGTTCTTCCAACTTGCCGACGCCATTCCCCAGATGGCCTGGATGACCCGCGCCGATGGCTACGTCGATTGGTTCAATCATCGCTGGTACGAGTACACAGGTCTGACCCAGGAAGATTGCCTTGGCTTGAATTGGAAGCAATGTATCGATCCGGATGATTTGCCTCAGGTACAAGCGGCTTGGGAAAAGAGCATCGAGACTGGGGAGCGACTCGATATTGTGGCCCCTATCCGAGGTGCCGATGGAATCGTGCGTCCCTTCCTGACGCGTGCCCTGCCGTTGAAGAATGACGAAGGGGAAATCGTGCGTTGGTTTGGAACAAACACCGATATCAGCGAGCAGCAGCAGATCCAGGAAGAGTTACGAACCGTCGCCGCTCAGCTTTCTGACGCCGATCGTAAAAAGGATGAGTTTCTAGCAACCTTGGCACACGAACTTCGTAATCCACTCGCTCCGATCCGAATGGGCTTAGAGCTGATGAAAATGGCGGGCGATGACCCCGAACTGCTGGACGAAACTCGCGAGACGATGGAACGCCAAACCAAGCAGTTGATCTCGCTAGTTGATGATCTGTTGGACGTTTCTCGAGTGACGCGTGGCAAGCTGACTCTTCGCAAAGCAGACGTCAAGATATCTGATGTCATCAAAAGTGCGGTCGAAACTTCTCAGCCACTGATTGAAGACTCGGAACACTCGCTCGAGGTGGTCAACAACAACGACATCACAATCCATGCCGACCCGAATCGGTTGGCCCAGGTCGTCTCGAACCTTTTGAACAATGCCGCCAAATATACGCCTGACGGTGGAAAGATTAAGCTTTCGGTTGATCAGCCAGACCCCAATCACGTTGCCATCCATGTGCAAGACACCGGAATTGGGATACCAGCCGACATGATCGATAGCATCTTTACGATGTTTACCCAAGTCGATCGTTCCATGGAACGTCGTTTCGCAGGCCTAGGCATCGGCCTGACCCTCGTTAAATCGCTGGTCGAGATGCACGGAGGAACGGTCTCGGTAACCAGCCAGGGGCAAGGCAAAGGAAGTGAGTTCACAGTTACCTTGCCGGTGCGAGAGGAAGATCAACCGTCTCAGAACAAGGATCTGCCGACCGAGGGTTTCTCGCTGAAGCAAGGTAAGCACCGCGTTCTTGTTGTCGACGACAATAAGGCCGCTGCCGAAATGCTCAGCAAAGTAGTCAAGATGCTCGGCAACACGGTCGAGATGGCCGAAGATGGACAGCAAGCGATTGAAGTCGCTCAGCAGTTCCAACCCGAAATCATTCTCATGGATCTTGGCATGCCCAAAATGAACGGCTATGAAGCCGCTCGGTACATTCGCCAACAAGAATGGGGAAAGGACATCCTGCTGATTGCACTCACCGGCTGGGGGCAACAGGAAGACCGTGACCGTACCAAAGAGGCTGGCTTCGATCATCACCTGGTCAAACCGGCCGAACCTGCGGAAATCCAACGGATCATCAACCAAGGTAGGGATAACTGACCGAGGCTGAGGTCTACTTTGCTTGATGCAGCATCAGCTCGTTGAACGAGTCAATCACATCCGCCGGGTCCACACCATCCGCCAAAGCGGAGACGTACTCGTGACGAGGATTATCAATTTGCTCGCGCCACTCGTGGGTGCCGTTGGGGAAAATGTGGTTGTGTCCCTGGGTGACTAGCTTCCAAGGATGGCCTGTCCCGCGTGCGGCGACCATCACGGCAATTTGATCGGCACTATGTCGATCGTTCACCTTCCCGCCGAAATAGAGTTCATAAACTCGGCGAACCGGATTGTCTTCGGGCAATTCCGTCAGACGCTTTCCAGTAGAAATCAGACTGGCAAATTGACCGCCGCCGGTGAAGGTGATCTTGGTTGGCCACTTCTCTATAGCAATCACCGTTGAATCAGCATCCGGTTTGAAGTTGCCCCACTTACCGGGATCCAAATCGGCTGGATAACGGCTTCCCATGCACACACAATGAGCCACCTTCTGTTTCACAAGCTGCTGCCCGGTTAATGTACTGATGTCATCACCTGTAGACTCAATCAAATAGCGCAGGTTGGTCAGGTCTCCCACCGTCAGAATCGTCACACTACCATCAGCTTGAGCGGACAGAATCTTGCGATACAGCTTGGTCGCGTCCGGGGCATCTTCATACGTGGGGCAATCATGCGGGAACTTCTTGGCGATCTGCTCAGCGTATTTCGATTTCTGCTGAATGCCGGCCTTTCCTTTGGGCACACCAATCGGCAGATCCGGTCGACCGTAATAGGTATTGATGGCATCGGTACACGGAGCAGACCAAGGGTACTTGGCCGAAACCATCGTACCCAGAAGTTCGATCTCTCCGCGATCGGCCAGCGCGTGGAGCATCGCCAGGGCAGCCGC includes:
- a CDS encoding hybrid sensor histidine kinase/response regulator, producing the protein MNLLDTSDFPQRWHCGEWSAGHGWLHILSDIGIWAAYFAIPGLLAYFLSQRKDLPFRRVFLLFVAFIMLCGLTHLMDATIFWWPAYRLSGLLKLSTAIVSWATVVAIVYNIPEVLRLRSPEALEREIEARKQAEQALRESNEVLEQRVQERVEQLEKANAEIKERDARWRKFASSNIIGVGLADADGNWLEVNGELLRMLRCSEEEWQSEGLRWYDMTPPEYLPRDVEGIETADKEGACPAYEKEYITKDGTRVPITLGYTPVEDRPGQYICFVLDQSRLKETEQALKQSQAEFFQLADAIPQMAWMTRADGYVDWFNHRWYEYTGLTQEDCLGLNWKQCIDPDDLPQVQAAWEKSIETGERLDIVAPIRGADGIVRPFLTRALPLKNDEGEIVRWFGTNTDISEQQQIQEELRTVAAQLSDADRKKDEFLATLAHELRNPLAPIRMGLELMKMAGDDPELLDETRETMERQTKQLISLVDDLLDVSRVTRGKLTLRKADVKISDVIKSAVETSQPLIEDSEHSLEVVNNNDITIHADPNRLAQVVSNLLNNAAKYTPDGGKIKLSVDQPDPNHVAIHVQDTGIGIPADMIDSIFTMFTQVDRSMERRFAGLGIGLTLVKSLVEMHGGTVSVTSQGQGKGSEFTVTLPVREEDQPSQNKDLPTEGFSLKQGKHRVLVVDDNKAAAEMLSKVVKMLGNTVEMAEDGQQAIEVAQQFQPEIILMDLGMPKMNGYEAARYIRQQEWGKDILLIALTGWGQQEDRDRTKEAGFDHHLVKPAEPAEIQRIINQGRDN
- a CDS encoding nucleoside hydrolase, translated to MSFSAEPRAPLKILFDTDMESDCDDAAALAMLHALADRGEIELLGTMVSAKYPWSAPCTDAINTYYGRPDLPIGVPKGKAGIQQKSKYAEQIAKKFPHDCPTYEDAPDATKLYRKILSAQADGSVTILTVGDLTNLRYLIESTGDDISTLTGQQLVKQKVAHCVCMGSRYPADLDPGKWGNFKPDADSTVIAIEKWPTKITFTGGGQFASLISTGKRLTELPEDNPVRRVYELYFGGKVNDRHSADQIAVMVAARGTGHPWKLVTQGHNHIFPNGTHEWREQIDNPRHEYVSALADGVDPADVIDSFNELMLHQAK